The sequence below is a genomic window from Acetobacter vaccinii.
TTTTCCATGCCCTCAACCACGTCACCCACAATGGTGTACTGGCCATCGAGGTGCGGGGCAGGCTCGAACATGATGAAGAACTGGCTGTTAGCGCTATCCGGGTCGGATGTACGGGCCATGCCAATGGTGCCGCGCTCAAAGCGGGCCGCACGCGTAAATTCGGCAGGCAGGTCAGGCAGGTCAGAGCCATGCATGCCAGTACCCGTCGGGTCACCGCCCTGGGCCATAAAGCCGGGAATGACACGGTGGAAGGGCACATTGTCATAAAACCCCTGCGCCGCCAGCGTCTGGATCCGCTCTGCCGCCTGGGGTGCCAGGTCGGGACGCAGGCGAATGACAACACGCCCGGACGGAATATCCATATGGATCAGATCGGAAGTTTCTTCTGAAGACATCTGCTTTTCTCCTGTTATCTGACAACACCGGGCGCCCCGTAACCGGAGTGTTTCAGCCCTTGCCAACCCCCAGCCGCGCCAGCAGGCGGGCCTGGGTTCCTGGTGTTACAAATTCCGAAATATCGCCGCCATAGCTGGCTATTTCCTTAACAAGCCGTGACGATATGAACTGCGTGCCCTCTGACGCCATCAGAAACACGCTTTCTATCCCGCCGTCGAGCTTGCGGTTCACGCCCGACATCTGAATTTCGTAATCGAAATCGGACAGCACCCGCAACCCGCGGAAGATCAGCGTTGCCCCATGCGCCCGCACGGCCTCGACCAGCAGGGAATGGAAGGACACAACAACAACCTCCCCCCCCGTGCGGGCACGGATGGGGGGCAGGGCTTCCTCCACACACTGCATGCGCTCATCAAGCGGCATCAGCGGGTTTTTGCCGGGGTTACGGGCAACCCCGACCACCAGCCTGTCCACCAGGCGGGAGGCCCGC
It includes:
- a CDS encoding peptidylprolyl isomerase, encoding MSSEETSDLIHMDIPSGRVVIRLRPDLAPQAAERIQTLAAQGFYDNVPFHRVIPGFMAQGGDPTGTGMHGSDLPDLPAEFTRAARFERGTIGMARTSDPDSANSQFFIMFEPAPHLDGQYTIVGDVVEGMENVDKIKRGSGMSGSVTDPDRIIRMRSASAEG
- the coaD gene encoding pantetheine-phosphate adenylyltransferase; the protein is MTQAPATPRRVGFYAGTFDPVTTGHLDVMERASRLVDRLVVGVARNPGKNPLMPLDERMQCVEEALPPIRARTGGEVVVVSFHSLLVEAVRAHGATLIFRGLRVLSDFDYEIQMSGVNRKLDGGIESVFLMASEGTQFISSRLVKEIASYGGDISEFVTPGTQARLLARLGVGKG